The proteins below are encoded in one region of Parus major isolate Abel chromosome 7, Parus_major1.1, whole genome shotgun sequence:
- the LANCL1 gene encoding glutathione S-transferase LANCL1, with protein MMAQRALPNPYADYDKSLATSYFDAAGRLTPEFTQRLNNKIRELLQQMERGLKSADPHDCTAYTGWTGIALLYLHLYDVYGDPAYLEVAHDYVKKSLRCMTKRSITFLCGDAGPLAVAAVIYHKLQNQKQAEDCIIRLLHLHKTDPRVPDELLYGRMGYLSALLFVNKHFGEEKIPQSHIQQVCEAVVASGETLSKRRNFTAKSPLMYEWYQEYYVGAAHGLAGIYYYLMQPGFGVSQVKLHNTVKPSVDYVCQLKFLSGNYPPCIGDTRDLLVHWCHGAPGVIYMLIQAYKVFGEQQYLNDALQCAEVIWQYGLLKKGYGLCHGTAGNAYAFLALYNLTQNMKYLYRACKFAEWCLSYGQHGCRTPDTPFSLFEGMAGTIYFLADLLVPTKARFPAFEL; from the exons ATGATGGCGCAGAGAGCACTTCCGAACCCCTACGCGGACTACGACAAGTCCTTGGCCACCAGCTACTTCGATGCGGCCGGGCGG CTGACCCCCGAGTTCACACAGCGGCTGAATAACAAaatcagggagctgctgcagcagatggaGAGGGGCCTCAAGTCGGCCGACCCGCATGACTGCACCGCGTACACTGGCTGGACAG GCATTGCTTTGCTGTATTTGCACCTGTATGATGTCTATGGAGACCCAGCCTACCTTGAGGTGGCCCATGATTACGTGAAGAAGAGCCTGAGATGCATGACCAAGCGATCCATCACTTTCTTGTGTGGTGATGCCGGGCccctggcagtggctgctgtcATCTACCACAAGCTGCAGAACCAGAAGCAGGCAGAGGACTGCATCATCCG GTTGCTCCACCTGCACAAGACTGACCCACGAGTGCCAGATGAGCTCCTCTATGGGCGCATGGGTTACctctctgcactgctgtttGTCAATAAGCactttggagaggaaaagatCCCTCAGAGTCATATTCAGCAG GTCTGTGAAGCAGTTGTAGCCTCAGGAGAGACATTATCCAAAAGGAGGAACTTCACAGCAAAGAGCCCATTGATGTATGAGTGGTACCAGGAGTACTATGTGGGAGCAGCCCATGGTTTGGCTGGGATTTACTACTATCTCATGCAG CCTGGCTTTGGAGTGAGCCAAGTAAAGCTGCACAACACAGTCAAGCCCAGTGTGGACTATGTCTGCCAGCTCAAGTTCCTGTCCGGGAATTACCCTCCATGTATCGGTGACACCAGAGACCTGCTCGTCCACTGGTGCCATGGAGCACCAGGTGTAATCTACATGCTTATCCAGGCATACAAG GTCTTTGGGGAGCAGCAGTACCTGAATGATGCCCTGCAGTGTGCAGAAGTGATCTGGCAGTATGGGTTACTGAAAAAAGGCTACGGGTTGTGCCATGGCACAGCTGGCAACGCTTATGCCTTCCTGGCACTGTACAACCTCACTCAGAACATGAAATACCTCTACAGGGCCTGCAAG TTTGCAGAGTGGTGTTTAAGCTATGGGCAGCATGGGTGCCGGACTCCAGACACACCATTCTCTCTCTTTGAAG GAATGGCTGGAACAATTTACTTTCTTGCTGACCTGCTGGTGCCTACCAAGGCCAGGTTCCCTGCATTTGAACTCTGA